AATACCGTGAAGTGATAGAGAGCCGAACGTTTCGTTCCCCATTTGATCATGCTTTTGCGGCTGATGCGGAATATGTGGATCAGGCGCTTCGTTTTGCAGTGAAGGGGATGGAAAAATTTGTGCAGTCGGATAAGGGGATCGCACCGAGATATACTTTGTGTCACGGTCGGATCCACCCCAGCAACCTGTTGAAAAAAGAAGACGGGTGGGTGTGGATCGACTGGGACCATGCCGCTGTCGACAGTCCGGTTCGCGATCTGGGTGCCTTTTTCCGTCGTTTTTCCCAGCAATTGGATCATGAGAAAGAGCCACAATTTTACCTCGCCCGTTATGAAGAGGGATGGAAGCTGAGCGGCAAGGAAAAAAAGCTGCTGGCCCTCTATTTGGCGTATCCCGAGCGGCCACTTCGATTGCTTACCCGATATTATGAGATGCCGGACCGGATTGAGGAGACGATTGCGATTCGCCGCTGGGAAGAGGAGATCACCCATCTCAGATGGTTGCAGTCGCTGATCCGTTCGCTTTGGCTGAGTAAAAAGGGTAGCGGGAGCAAAACACGAAAAACCGAAGCCGTCCGCATTCGATCCCAAAAAAGATAGCACACAATCATCAGTCAGTAGTCTATACGGGTACAATCGTACCCGTATTTCCATTTTCGTGACCGACCGCCCTGATTGTTAGTGCGACGGTGGAAGTACTCGAAGCTGCAGCGGATCGGGTGGAAACGACCTTTGGTTGTGTTGAATTGACAATGGATTTATCCGCGATTCATGAATACCATGAAGCCGTCCCCGATGTAACGAAAAAGGCATGGAACTTGTTAAGTTTGGATCATGAGCCCCCATGAAAATGGCATCGATTTAAAATGGATCCTCAGATAGGAAAATCCGATTTTCCACAATCAACAGGATTGTGTGTATTTATGTTTCCCCCTCATCGATGGTGTTGTCGTCGCAGGCATTTTTGCAAACACATCTCGCATGCTTTGATGGGCAACGCCAATGCCAGTATCCAAAGACATACGCGAAACATGGATTTCCCTGCTTTCAAAATAGATTGGCATGGAGATAAATATGTTTCCTCACACAAAAAAAGTTTCCTTAAGTCAAATCATATGCAGAAAGTGTCCCCGCGGGCATTTCTTTTTCGCCCGTTTTTGTTTTCATGGCTGGACAATACAGGCGGAAAAGAACAAAATATAAGAGAGAATATCGTCGTCAGGGAC
This is a stretch of genomic DNA from Polycladomyces subterraneus. It encodes these proteins:
- a CDS encoding phosphotransferase, with the translated sequence MAIQLPEERAVLEQVFERYGWVPLQVRPVSGILRIQTADGAFALKKSSCSAEQLTWLHKVMEAVQSKSQEIFLPWLKTSDGEAYVQTEDAVWYATPWVENDPGLRETIPIEGLPTMLAHVHRSAFPVVGKQSERKQSVNVERLQGWKDKLGKLAEYREVIESRTFRSPFDHAFAADAEYVDQALRFAVKGMEKFVQSDKGIAPRYTLCHGRIHPSNLLKKEDGWVWIDWDHAAVDSPVRDLGAFFRRFSQQLDHEKEPQFYLARYEEGWKLSGKEKKLLALYLAYPERPLRLLTRYYEMPDRIEETIAIRRWEEEITHLRWLQSLIRSLWLSKKGSGSKTRKTEAVRIRSQKR